The Zingiber officinale cultivar Zhangliang chromosome 2A, Zo_v1.1, whole genome shotgun sequence genomic sequence CTCGGTGATCTCCTGCACCATGTCGACGATGACACCGCTAATTCCCATCAGCTGCTGCAGGTGAACTACCTCAGGAACATTACTGCAGAAGCGCAGTAGCAACCGATCATCATCGATCATCCGCAAACCAAAACCCCAAGATATATAATTAaggggaaaaaattaaaaaaactggTCGTGAAGGTTAATGATTTCAGTTCCTCCTACTTCAGTTTTCCGTATGTGAAGATGACGAGATTGGCTTCCTTCATTCTTGCAATAGCTGCTGGATTCTTAAAGATGGCTTTGACGTCGGAAACTATTCCCTGCAAGCCATTTGTCAAGCTTAACTTGATCGCCTCGTCCAATGAGTTTCttctcgggtctttgtggatctCCTGCCCTCCATTGGTGAGGAAGAACACCTGCGCAAGTCATTAAGATATGAGACCTCCGATCACTGAGAATTCTCGTGACTgactcgaaatttatttattaattaattacagGATAGTCATTTTGGAGCTTGCGGATAAGCCGCACGGCATCAGGTTGAAAGCTAGAGAAGATGATCGGCCTCTCCTTTGCGTGAGCATAAACAACCTGATGAACAGAGCATGGAGATTAAAGGCATCAAATGGAGGAGTAGTAGGCTGCATTCTGAATTACTTGCAAGATCGTCTGGAGGGTATGAGTTAGCTCCTCGTCGTCGTAAACGATATGATCCTTGAACTTTATTTCGACATTGAAGCCGAGCCGAGGATCGACGCCTTGAAACACCTCCGGCAAGGTGCAGAGCGGAGCATCGGCTTGCACGTTCCAGTTAAGGACTCTGCCGTCGTTGGTCTTCCTGTACAACAGCTTCCCTTTCTGGAAAGACGCGAAATACATAGTGAATATCGAAATTAATTAAGCTAGATAGCGATCTCAGCAGGACTCGCCTTTGAAGAATCCTTTTGGAGTCCGTAAGAAAGGAACTCTTCTAAGCTGAGATCAGTGACGAGCTTCTCGGAGGTCATTCcctgaaagaaaagaaaagaaatggagcaCAGGAACAATACGAATGGAAAGAATATAATGAGCTCTTACATTCTCTTGAGTGAGTATTGAATCGTCATGGAAGACgatggggcagtcatccttggtGACCTACAGAAATAACAGGGCACGTGTTAGCTGTCGAAGAACCCAGAAATAGAAAAGAACGCTGATCGATCGGGAGATGGATGCAGGAAACATTCATAACGGCGGGCAGGGAGGAAGGAATTAAGTGGATTGTGCATGCCTGGACGTCGAACTCGATGAAGTCGACGGGGAAGCGCGCGGCCTCGCGGAAGGAGCGGAGCGAGTTCTCTTTGACCTCCTGAAATCGCGGATCCGGAGAAGTGAGCGCGTTCATTCCCTTCCCCCGGTGGCCGACCACGACCAGCTTCTCCGGATTGCTCTTCCACTCCAGCTCTGCTTTCACGTGTTAGCGGTACGTTATGTGCGAAGCCAtcgaaaaggaaaagaagaagaagaagaaatgatgcCTTTGAAATTGAGCGAGGGGGAGGAGGAGCGGGCGACGGAGGTGGGGATATTGTCCGGGACCTGGTCGAAGAAGTGGACGTCGGAGGCGAGCACGGCCTTGAGCGCCATGGCAGCCGGCGGTGGAGGAGTGGTATGTTCGGATTTGGGGGAGGAGGAAGGGGAGAGTTGGGAAGTGCAGGGAATGTTCCCGGAATTCCTCCCCGAGTCGCGAGGGACGCCGCGGAAAATCGCGTTTCCTCGCCGCCCGGCGGAATCATCGAGCGGTCGCCAGTTATATAATTAATGTGAAGACTTGTAATTTTAACGTATTGCTAAAATTATGCTGTTAGAGGACGGCCAAAGAAGAAATACAAAATTAGTAAGATTGACGTACGGCCGACCTGTTTCTTTCGCTCGTCCTATTTTTGCTATTTTTGCGCGATCATATATATTCTTGCAAAGGTGCGACACTAGTCGATATAATATAATTGTTAATCTGCTAACTGTTAGCTGTGGAACGGTGCGTGATTGCTTTATCTGATGTCTTGGCCTAATTGAAATATacaatatagttttttttttaattttttaagagttaagt encodes the following:
- the LOC122044445 gene encoding glycerophosphodiester phosphodiesterase GDPD2-like: MTSEKLVTDLSLEEFLSYGLQKDSSKKGKLLYRKTNDGRVLNWNVQADAPLCTLPEVFQGVDPRLGFNVEIKFKDHIVYDDEELTHTLQTILQVVYAHAKERPIIFSSFQPDAVRLIRKLQNDYPVFFLTNGGQEIHKDPRRNSLDEAIKLSLTNGLQGIVSDVKAIFKNPAAIARMKEANLVIFTYGKLNNVPEVVHLQQLMGISGVIVDMVQEITEAVSEFSRLDVDGDEGGAEEVSRPKFSQ